One Aphidius gifuensis isolate YNYX2018 linkage group LG5, ASM1490517v1, whole genome shotgun sequence genomic region harbors:
- the LOC122858470 gene encoding SET and MYND domain-containing protein DDB_G0273589-like has protein sequence MIQINCEKLFDDRSGGLLRSNRKSFIDKLTAIIESMPAMSIEERVNFILNDLSSEESTNKLVDLPPANPKSAEVSLAHREAGNKYFTSQGKRNIDKAFEEYTKSMAFAPIKSREYSLACANRSAVLFECNWFEDCLTDINHALENNYPDNLKAKLYLRKACCLQVLKPDESIEIKQAFADVKKWINKMDKKIQEDIENKLKNHEFSKQIKIGKCCKLIDDVEPKLNGENSLVPGLSSALDLNYTQRFGRHIIANRDIKPGEILGVQKPYVNVVDLRIKYRLCWHCTKQTWASIPCDNCSDVIFCSKNCLDQAMLQYHDIECKIFNEICVFTASELTPVVLRLAIKAFKESKNSLDKLKNYLHGIDCSKNSLTKGFTNGKLDPDKFSSAYGLSLYQSDVVDTFRKVHEIYNSIVSSYFFCKDILGFTGSLSVLKDDPRFLFLVVLMEKCASFTMLNSFGIQLKNCSTLSTDESVKISGALLPAFSFFNNSCVQMMSTTFHNESYVCRSLRPIKKGEQIFLTYRYSFSEESKQDRQNRLMRLYNFVCDCEACTNDWTLKSDDLSSLPPSKFIDVKTKMKQLESLKEKIKKIDEITAADWKKTNQFLIRKNIQDQLEKYVAEFYYTYVEYPEAIAYITKFMEQLHKISEKPIFSIDQ, from the exons atgattcaaataaattgtgaaaaattat ttgatgatAGAAGTGGAGGGCTTCTTCGATCAAATCGtaaatcatttattgataaattaacagcAATTATTGAGTCAATGCCAGCAATGAGTATCGAAGAACGAGTCAATTTTATTctcaatgatttatcaagcGAAGAGAGCACCAACAAGCTTGTAGATTTACCCCCAGCAAATCCAAAATCTGCTGAAGTATCACTAGCTCATCGAGAAGctggaaataaatattttacttcaCAAGGCAAACGTAATATTGACAAGGCATTTGAAGAATACACCAAAAGTATGGCCTTTGCACCAATTAAAAGCCGCGAGTATTCACTTGCATGTGCAAATCGTAGTGCAGTTTTATTTGAATGTAACTGGTTTGAAGACTGTCTCACTGATATTAATCACGCATTGGAAAATAATTATCCAGATAATTTAAAAGCTAAATTGTATCTTCGTAAAGCATGCTGTCTTCAAGTACTAAAACCAGAtgaatcaattgaaataaaacaagCTTTTGCAGATGTTAAAAAATGGATTaataaaatggataaaaaaatccaagaagatattgaaaataaattaaaaaatcatgaattttcaaagcaaataaaaattgggaaatgttgtaaattaattgatgatgttgaGCCAAAATTAAATGGTGAAAATTCACTGGTACCTGGTCTTTCTAGTGCACTAGATTTGAATTATACTCAACGATTTGGCAGACATATTATTGCAAATAGAGATATTAAACCCGGAGAAATTTTGGGAGTTCAAAAACCTTATGTTAATGTCGTTGATTTACGAATAAAATATAGACTTTGTTGGCATTGTACCAAACAAACATGGGCCAGTATACCTTGTGACAACTGCAgtgatgtaattttttgttcGAAAAATTGTCTGGATCAGGCGATGCTACAGTATCATGATATTgagtgtaaaatttttaatgaaatatgtGTATTTACTGCAAGCGAATTAACACCTGTGGTACTACGACTTGCTATCAAAGCATTTAAagaatcaaaaaattcattggataaattaaaaaattatctccaCGGAATTGACTGCTccaaaa aTTCATTGACAAAAGGATTTACGAATGGAAAACTTGATCCAGATAAATTTTCCAGTGCATATGGCTTGAGTCTTTATCAGTCTGATGTAGTTGATACGTTTCGAAAAGTACACGAGATTTATAATTCTATTGTTTcgtcgtattttttttgtaaagatATTCTTGGTTTTACTGGATCTTTGTCAGTCCTGAAGGATGATCcacgttttttatttcttgttgtGTTGATGGAGAAATGTGCCTCATTTACTATGCTCAACAGTTTTggtattcaattgaaaaattgttcGACTTTGTCGACTGATGAATCTGTTAAAATTTCAGGTGCATTACTTCCggcttttagtttttttaataattcttgtGTACAAATGATGTCTACAACTTTTCATAATGAAAGTTACGTTTGTAGATCTTTACGTCCTATTAAAAAAGGCGAACAAATATTTCTTACTTATAGATATTCTTTCTCCGAGGAATCGAAACAAGATCGTCAAAATCGACTGATGAGACTTTATAATTTCGTTTGTGATTGTGAAGCTTGTACAAATGATTGGACTTTAAAATcagatgatttatcatcacttCCACCATCCAAATTCATTGATGTCAAGACTAAAATGAAACAGCTTGAAAGtttgaaggaaaaaattaaaaaaattgatgaaataactGCAGCCGATTGGAAAAAgacaaatcaatttttaattcgaaaaaatattcaagatcaGCTGGAAAAATATGTTGCTGAATTTTATTACACTTATGTGGAATATCCAGAAGCAATTGCATACATCACAAAGTTCATGGAGCAGTtgcacaaaatttcagaaaaacctattttttccattgatcaataa